The window CAGGGCACCGATCACAGCCACAACGAAGCTGCCCAGGTTGAAGCCGTCAACGCGCCCCATACCGAAGAAAGTACTGATGTAGCCGCCGACAACCGCACCGATAACGCCCAAAACAACGGTCAAAATAAAGCCGCCGCCGTCTTTGCCCGGCATAATCCACTTAGCCAGAATACCGGCGATTAAACCAAAGATGATCCAGGAAATGATGCCCATTTTTACTCTCCCTATTGCCTTTTGCCTAAAAGAAATCCTATCACCAGGCCCACGACGGCACCGGCGCCAACCCCTGCCCAAGGGTTATCCTTAATGTAAGCGCATGAATGATCGGCAGCCTCTTTCAAACCGGCCCGCACTTCGCAGGCGGCGGATTTAGCACCGTCACGCAGTTGCTCCACATTGCTTGCAACGTCATCTTTTACTGACATTTCAAATCCTTAAATTAACATCGGTTGAAAATTTCACGGCACG is drawn from Serratia entomophila and contains these coding sequences:
- a CDS encoding glycine zipper domain-containing protein, which gives rise to MSVKDDVASNVEQLRDGAKSAACEVRAGLKEAADHSCAYIKDNPWAGVGAGAVVGLVIGFLLGKRQ
- a CDS encoding GlsB/YeaQ/YmgE family stress response membrane protein, which encodes MGIISWIIFGLIAGILAKWIMPGKDGGGFILTVVLGVIGAVVGGYISTFFGMGRVDGFNLGSFVVAVIGALVVLFVYRKIRG